A genomic segment from Comamonas terrigena NBRC 13299 encodes:
- a CDS encoding (2Fe-2S) ferredoxin domain-containing protein, translated as MSDHSRAPEAQAGYYARHIFFCLNERPNGEDCCALHGAKEGFDHCKKRVKEAGLAGKGQVRVNKAGCLDRCAAGPVAVVYPEGTWYTFVDEADIDEIVDSHLKHGQVVERLLVPPELGR; from the coding sequence ATGAGCGATCACTCCCGTGCGCCCGAGGCGCAAGCCGGCTACTACGCCCGCCACATCTTCTTCTGCCTGAATGAACGCCCCAATGGCGAAGACTGCTGTGCCTTGCATGGCGCGAAGGAGGGCTTCGACCATTGCAAGAAGCGGGTCAAGGAAGCCGGTCTGGCCGGCAAAGGCCAGGTGCGCGTGAACAAGGCCGGGTGCCTGGACCGCTGTGCGGCCGGCCCCGTGGCCGTGGTCTATCCCGAAGGCACCTGGTACACCTTCGTGGACGAGGCGGACATCGATGAAATCGTCGATTCCCACCTGAAGCACGGCCAGGTGGTGGAGCGTCTGCTGGTGCCACCGGAACTTGGGCGCTAA
- a CDS encoding alpha/beta hydrolase, producing the protein MNVQTEKFTLTGAAGAIEALRDQPSLDGGLPAPRGVAVITHPHPLFGGTMDNKVVQTLARAFVQCGWTTVRFNFRGVGASAGTHDAGRGELDDLLAVVRQVAPEGPLALAGFSFGAFVASHALATLWHEGRIAKAVLVGTAASRFEVAPVPPEAHERTLVVHGEQDDTVPLSAVMDWARPQILPVTVVPGGGHFFHGQLPLLKGLVVRHLQSAA; encoded by the coding sequence GTGAATGTGCAGACTGAAAAATTCACCCTGACTGGCGCGGCAGGCGCCATCGAGGCCTTGCGTGACCAGCCCAGCCTGGACGGGGGGCTGCCGGCCCCGCGCGGCGTGGCGGTGATCACCCATCCCCACCCGCTGTTCGGCGGCACCATGGACAACAAGGTGGTGCAGACCCTGGCACGTGCCTTTGTGCAGTGCGGCTGGACCACGGTGCGTTTCAATTTCCGTGGTGTGGGCGCCAGCGCCGGCACGCACGATGCAGGCCGCGGCGAGCTGGACGATCTGCTGGCCGTGGTGCGCCAGGTGGCGCCCGAGGGGCCGCTGGCACTGGCCGGCTTTTCCTTTGGGGCCTTTGTGGCCAGCCATGCCCTGGCCACGCTGTGGCACGAAGGCCGCATCGCCAAGGCGGTGCTGGTGGGGACGGCGGCCAGCCGCTTCGAGGTGGCGCCTGTGCCACCCGAGGCCCATGAGCGCACGCTGGTGGTCCACGGCGAGCAGGACGACACCGTGCCCCTGTCCGCCGTGATGGACTGGGCACGGCCACAGATACTGCCTGTAACCGTCGTGCCCGGAGGCGGGCATTTCTTCCACGGACAATTGCCGTTGCTCAAAGGGTTGGTTGTGCGCCACCTGCAGTCGGCAGCATGA
- a CDS encoding D-alanyl-D-alanine carboxypeptidase family protein, producing the protein MKTVKTHLQALVLSAALVPVWGLAQIAQPQPPEIAARNYLLIDVTANQILASKEPDVAIEQASLTKLMTGYLVFDALRTKKITLEQTLPVSEQAWKMPGSRMFIDPKMQVKVDDLLHGMIVQSGNDATMALAEGVGGSKENFVRLMNEQAKALGMKNTSYKNPEGLTEPGHLTTARDLSILATRLMHDFPQYMHYYATKQYRYPGTPASNSNNRNALLFRDPTVDGLKTGHTAAAGYCLVATAKRDMPNVGSRRLLSIVLGTASENARSGESQKLLNWGYTAFDGVKLFDAGQPVEEARLWKGQKDALKIGQESAIVVTVPAGSAGKLTTQVVRKDPLVAPIAKGQNVGSLKVLLGADTVAEVPVVALEDVPEAGFFGRLWDAIRLWIM; encoded by the coding sequence ATGAAAACTGTGAAAACGCACCTGCAAGCCCTGGTTCTAAGTGCGGCCCTGGTGCCGGTCTGGGGTCTGGCGCAGATCGCCCAACCCCAACCCCCCGAGATCGCGGCCCGCAACTACCTGCTGATCGATGTGACGGCCAACCAGATCCTGGCCTCCAAGGAGCCGGATGTGGCCATCGAGCAAGCCTCGCTGACCAAGCTGATGACGGGCTATCTGGTGTTCGACGCGCTGCGCACCAAGAAGATCACGCTGGAGCAGACGCTGCCGGTGAGCGAGCAGGCCTGGAAGATGCCGGGTTCGCGCATGTTCATCGACCCCAAGATGCAGGTGAAGGTGGACGACCTGCTGCACGGCATGATCGTGCAGTCGGGCAACGATGCGACCATGGCGCTGGCCGAGGGCGTGGGCGGCAGCAAGGAAAATTTCGTGCGCCTCATGAACGAGCAGGCCAAGGCCCTCGGCATGAAGAACACCTCGTACAAGAACCCCGAAGGCCTGACCGAGCCGGGCCACCTGACGACGGCGCGTGACCTCTCCATCCTGGCCACGCGCCTGATGCATGACTTCCCCCAGTACATGCACTACTACGCGACCAAGCAGTACCGCTACCCGGGCACGCCTGCGTCCAATAGCAACAATCGCAACGCTTTGTTGTTCCGTGATCCCACGGTGGACGGACTGAAGACCGGTCACACCGCTGCCGCGGGCTACTGCCTGGTGGCCACGGCCAAGCGCGACATGCCCAATGTGGGCAGCCGCCGCCTGCTGTCCATCGTGCTGGGTACGGCCAGCGAGAACGCCCGTTCGGGCGAAAGCCAGAAGCTGCTGAACTGGGGTTACACCGCGTTCGACGGCGTCAAGCTGTTCGATGCCGGTCAGCCCGTGGAAGAGGCCCGTCTGTGGAAGGGCCAGAAGGACGCGCTGAAGATCGGCCAGGAAAGCGCCATTGTGGTGACCGTGCCGGCCGGCAGCGCAGGCAAGCTGACCACCCAGGTGGTGCGCAAGGATCCGCTGGTGGCCCCCATCGCCAAGGGGCAGAACGTAGGCTCCCTGAAGGTGCTGCTGGGTGCGGACACCGTGGCCGAAGTGCCTGTGGTGGCGCTGGAAGATGTGCCGGAAGCCGGCTTCTTCGGTCGCCTGTGGGATGCCATCCGCCTCTGGATCATGTAA
- the rpsL gene encoding 30S ribosomal protein S12 — MPTINQLVRQGRTVEVVKSKSPAMENCPQRRGVCTRVYTTTPKKPNSALRKVAKVRLTNGFEVISYIGGEGHNLQEHSVVLVRGGRVKDLPGVRYHIVRGSLDLQGVKDRKQARSKYGAKKPKAK, encoded by the coding sequence ATGCCAACCATTAACCAACTCGTGCGTCAGGGCCGCACGGTCGAAGTTGTCAAATCCAAGAGCCCTGCTATGGAAAACTGCCCCCAACGCCGTGGCGTGTGCACCCGTGTGTACACCACCACGCCTAAGAAGCCTAACTCGGCTCTGCGTAAGGTGGCCAAGGTGCGTCTGACCAACGGTTTCGAAGTCATTTCGTACATCGGCGGTGAAGGCCACAACCTGCAAGAACACAGCGTGGTGCTGGTTCGCGGCGGCCGTGTGAAGGACTTGCCTGGTGTGCGTTACCACATCGTGCGCGGTTCGCTTGACCTGCAAGGCGTCAAGGACCGTAAGCAAGCCCGTTCCAAGTACGGTGCCAAGAAGCCTAAGGCCAAGTAA
- the rpsG gene encoding 30S ribosomal protein S7 — protein MPRRREVPKREILPDPKFGNVELSKFMNVIMEGGKKAVAERIIYGALELISKKSPEKDALEVFTTAINNVKPMVEVKSRRVGGANYQVPVEVRPVRRLALSMRWIKEAARKRGEKSMAQRLANELMEATEGRGGAMKRRDEVHRMAEANKAFSHFRF, from the coding sequence ATGCCACGTCGTCGCGAAGTCCCCAAACGTGAAATTCTGCCGGATCCCAAGTTCGGCAATGTCGAGCTGTCCAAGTTCATGAACGTGATCATGGAAGGCGGCAAGAAGGCTGTTGCAGAACGCATCATCTACGGTGCTCTGGAACTGATCTCCAAGAAGTCGCCCGAAAAGGACGCTCTGGAAGTGTTCACCACCGCCATCAACAACGTGAAGCCCATGGTGGAAGTGAAGTCCCGCCGCGTGGGTGGCGCCAACTACCAGGTGCCCGTGGAAGTGCGCCCTGTCCGTCGTCTGGCGCTGTCCATGCGCTGGATCAAGGAAGCCGCCCGCAAGCGTGGTGAAAAGTCCATGGCCCAGCGCTTGGCCAACGAACTGATGGAAGCCACCGAAGGTCGTGGCGGCGCTATGAAGCGCCGTGACGAAGTGCACCGCATGGCCGAAGCCAACAAGGCTTTCAGCCACTTCCGCTTCTAA
- the fusA gene encoding elongation factor G, which produces MARKTPIERYRNIGISAHIDAGKTTTTERILFYTGVTHKLGEVHDGAATTDWMEQEQERGITITSAAVTCFWKGMDLSYPEHRFNIIDTPGHVDFTIEVERSMRVLDGACMVYCAVGGVQPQSETVWRQANKYKVPRLAFVNKMDRTGANFFKVYDQMKLRLKANPVPVVIPIGAEDNFKGVVDLVKMKAIIWDEASQGMKFEYQDIPAELVESANKWRENLVEAAAEASEELMNKYLEEGTLTEEEVKLGVRTRTLATEIQPMLCGTAFKNKGVQRMLDAVIDYLPAPVDIPDVTGTDPDDEEKKLSRKADDAEKFSALAFKLMTDPFVGQLTFVRVYSGVLTKGETVLNAVKGKKERIGRIVQMMANDRVEVEEIRAGDIAACVGLKDVTTGETLCDIAAPIVLERMVFPEPVIAQAVEPKSKADQEKMGIALSRLAAEDPSFRVRTDEESGQTIIAGMGELHLEIIVDRMKREFNVEANVGKPQVAYRETIRNTVKDVDGKFVRQSGGKGQYGHVVLTLEPQEAGKGFEFVDEIKGGVVPREYIPAVEKGVIEALTSGVLAGYPVVDVKVRLTFGSYHDVDSNEMAFKMAAIFGFKEAARKANPVILEPMMAVEVETPEDYAGTVMGDLSSRRGMVQGMDDMVGGGKAIKAEVPLSEMFGYATSLRSMTQGRASYTMEFKHYAEAPRNVAEAIVAARAK; this is translated from the coding sequence ATGGCTCGCAAGACCCCCATCGAGCGCTACCGCAATATCGGTATTTCGGCGCACATCGACGCAGGCAAAACCACCACGACCGAACGTATCCTGTTCTACACAGGCGTGACCCACAAGCTGGGCGAAGTGCACGATGGTGCTGCTACGACCGACTGGATGGAGCAGGAACAAGAGCGCGGCATCACGATCACTTCGGCTGCCGTGACCTGCTTCTGGAAGGGTATGGATCTGTCCTACCCCGAACACCGCTTCAACATCATCGACACCCCCGGCCACGTGGACTTCACCATTGAGGTGGAGCGTTCCATGCGCGTGCTGGACGGTGCTTGCATGGTGTACTGCGCTGTGGGCGGCGTGCAGCCCCAGTCCGAAACCGTGTGGCGTCAGGCCAACAAGTACAAGGTGCCTCGTCTGGCCTTTGTGAACAAGATGGACCGTACCGGTGCCAACTTCTTCAAGGTCTACGACCAGATGAAGCTGCGCCTGAAGGCCAACCCTGTGCCCGTGGTGATCCCCATCGGCGCCGAAGACAACTTCAAGGGCGTGGTCGATCTGGTCAAGATGAAGGCCATCATCTGGGACGAAGCTTCCCAGGGCATGAAGTTCGAATACCAGGACATCCCCGCTGAGCTGGTGGAATCCGCCAACAAGTGGCGTGAAAACCTGGTGGAAGCTGCTGCCGAAGCGTCGGAAGAGCTGATGAACAAGTACCTGGAAGAAGGTACTCTGACTGAAGAAGAAGTGAAGCTCGGCGTGCGTACCCGTACCCTGGCCACCGAAATTCAGCCCATGCTGTGCGGTACCGCCTTCAAGAACAAGGGTGTGCAGCGCATGCTGGACGCCGTGATCGACTACCTGCCCGCGCCTGTGGACATCCCCGACGTTACCGGTACCGACCCCGATGACGAAGAGAAGAAGCTGTCGCGCAAGGCTGACGATGCTGAGAAGTTCTCGGCTCTGGCCTTCAAGCTGATGACTGACCCGTTCGTGGGCCAGCTGACCTTCGTGCGCGTGTACTCCGGCGTTCTGACCAAGGGCGAGACCGTTCTGAATGCCGTGAAGGGCAAGAAGGAACGTATTGGCCGTATCGTGCAGATGATGGCCAACGACCGCGTGGAAGTCGAAGAAATCCGTGCTGGCGACATCGCTGCCTGCGTGGGTCTGAAGGACGTGACCACCGGTGAAACCCTGTGCGACATCGCCGCTCCCATCGTGCTGGAACGCATGGTCTTCCCCGAGCCCGTGATTGCACAGGCTGTGGAACCCAAGTCCAAGGCCGACCAGGAAAAGATGGGTATCGCTCTGTCGCGTCTGGCTGCAGAAGATCCTTCCTTCCGCGTGCGTACCGACGAAGAATCCGGTCAGACCATCATCGCCGGTATGGGCGAGCTGCACCTGGAAATCATCGTTGACCGCATGAAGCGTGAATTCAACGTGGAAGCCAACGTGGGCAAGCCCCAAGTGGCCTACCGCGAAACGATCCGCAACACGGTCAAGGACGTGGACGGCAAGTTCGTTCGCCAATCCGGTGGTAAGGGTCAGTACGGTCACGTGGTTCTGACGCTGGAGCCTCAAGAGGCCGGCAAGGGCTTCGAGTTCGTCGACGAAATCAAGGGCGGTGTGGTTCCTCGCGAATACATCCCTGCGGTGGAAAAGGGCGTGATCGAAGCCCTGACTTCCGGCGTGCTGGCTGGCTACCCCGTGGTGGACGTCAAGGTGCGTCTGACCTTCGGTTCGTACCACGATGTGGACTCGAACGAAATGGCGTTCAAGATGGCCGCCATCTTCGGTTTCAAGGAAGCTGCCCGCAAGGCCAACCCCGTCATCCTGGAACCCATGATGGCTGTGGAAGTGGAAACGCCGGAAGACTACGCCGGTACGGTGATGGGTGACCTGTCTTCCCGTCGCGGTATGGTGCAGGGCATGGACGACATGGTTGGTGGCGGCAAGGCCATCAAGGCCGAAGTGCCTCTGTCGGAAATGTTCGGCTACGCCACGTCGCTGCGTTCGATGACCCAAGGTCGCGCCAGCTACACGATGGAGTTCAAGCACTACGCTGAAGCTCCTCGTAACGTGGCTGAAGCCATCGTGGCCGCTCGCGCTAAGTAA
- the tuf gene encoding elongation factor Tu has translation MAKEKFERTKPHVNVGTIGHVDHGKTTLTAAIATVLSKKFGGEAKAYDQIDAAPEEKARGITINTAHVEYETANRHYAHVDCPGHADYVKNMITGAAQMDGAILVCSAADGPMPQTREHILLSRQVGVPYIIVFLNKADMVDDEELLELVEMEVRELLSKYDFPGDDTPIIRGSAKLALEGDQSDKGEPAILRLAEALDTYIPTPERAVDGAFLMPVEDVFSISGRGTVVTGRIERGIIKVGEEIEIVGIKDTQKTTVTGVEMFRKLLDQGQAGDNVGLLLRGTKREDVERGQVLCKPASIKPHTHFTAEVYVLSKDEGGRHTPFFNNYRPQFYFRTTDVTGSIELPADKEMVMPGDNVSITVKLIAPIAMEEGLRFAIREGGRTVGAGVVATIIA, from the coding sequence ATGGCAAAAGAAAAATTTGAACGTACCAAGCCCCACGTGAACGTGGGCACCATCGGTCACGTTGACCACGGTAAGACCACCCTGACGGCTGCTATCGCTACCGTTCTGTCGAAGAAGTTTGGCGGCGAAGCCAAGGCCTACGACCAGATCGACGCTGCACCCGAAGAAAAGGCCCGCGGTATCACCATCAACACCGCTCACGTCGAGTACGAAACGGCTAACCGCCACTACGCTCACGTGGACTGCCCCGGTCACGCCGACTATGTGAAGAACATGATCACCGGCGCTGCCCAGATGGACGGCGCTATCCTGGTGTGCTCGGCCGCTGACGGCCCCATGCCCCAGACCCGCGAACACATCCTGCTGTCGCGTCAGGTGGGCGTGCCTTACATCATCGTCTTCCTGAACAAGGCTGACATGGTGGACGACGAAGAACTGCTGGAACTGGTCGAAATGGAAGTGCGCGAGCTGCTGTCCAAGTACGACTTCCCCGGCGACGACACCCCCATCATCCGCGGCTCTGCCAAGCTGGCCCTGGAAGGCGACCAATCCGACAAGGGTGAACCCGCTATCCTGCGTCTGGCCGAAGCTCTGGACACCTACATCCCCACGCCTGAGCGTGCTGTGGACGGTGCCTTCCTGATGCCCGTGGAAGACGTGTTCTCGATCTCCGGTCGTGGTACCGTGGTGACCGGCCGTATCGAACGCGGCATCATCAAGGTCGGCGAAGAAATCGAAATCGTCGGTATCAAGGACACCCAGAAGACCACCGTCACGGGCGTGGAAATGTTCCGCAAGCTGCTGGACCAAGGTCAAGCTGGCGACAACGTGGGTCTGCTGCTGCGCGGCACCAAGCGTGAAGACGTGGAACGTGGCCAAGTGCTGTGCAAGCCCGCTTCGATCAAGCCCCACACCCACTTCACCGCTGAGGTGTATGTGCTGTCGAAGGACGAAGGCGGCCGCCACACTCCTTTCTTCAACAACTACCGTCCCCAGTTCTATTTCCGTACCACCGACGTGACCGGCTCCATCGAGCTGCCCGCCGACAAGGAAATGGTGATGCCTGGTGACAACGTGTCGATCACTGTGAAGCTGATCGCCCCCATCGCCATGGAAGAAGGTCTGCGTTTCGCTATCCGCGAAGGCGGCCGTACCGTGGGCGCTGGCGTGGTTGCTACCATCATTGCCTAA
- the rpsJ gene encoding 30S ribosomal protein S10, translating into MSKQKIRIRLKAFDYKLIDQSAAEIVDTAKRTGAIVKGPVPLPTRMKRFDILRSPHVNKTSRDQFEIRTHQRLMDIVDPTDKTVDALMKLDLPAGVDVEIKLQ; encoded by the coding sequence ATGTCCAAGCAAAAGATCCGCATCCGCCTGAAGGCATTCGACTACAAGCTGATCGATCAGTCTGCAGCCGAGATCGTTGACACTGCCAAGCGCACCGGCGCGATCGTCAAGGGCCCCGTGCCCCTGCCGACCCGCATGAAACGCTTCGACATCCTGCGTTCGCCGCACGTCAACAAGACCAGCCGTGACCAGTTCGAAATCCGTACGCACCAGCGTCTGATGGACATCGTGGACCCCACCGACAAGACTGTGGACGCCCTGATGAAGTTGGACCTGCCTGCTGGCGTGGACGTCGAAATCAAACTGCAATAA
- the rplC gene encoding 50S ribosomal protein L3: MSLSNSLGLLGRKVGMMRLFTDDGDAVPVTVVDVSNNRVTQIKTQENDGYVALQVTFGARKASRVTKPQAGHLAKAGVEAGEVTQEFRVTEETAAKYAAGAVLPVAELFAVGQKVDVQGTSIGKGFQGTIKRHNFGAQRASHGNSRSHRVPGSIGMAQDPGRVFPGKRMSGHMGDVTVTTQNLDVVRIDEARQLLLIKGAVPGSKGGFVSVRPAVKAQASKGAN; this comes from the coding sequence ATGAGTCTGAGCAACTCCCTGGGGTTGCTGGGCCGCAAGGTGGGCATGATGCGTCTGTTCACTGATGACGGGGACGCAGTGCCTGTCACAGTGGTGGATGTTTCTAACAACCGCGTGACCCAGATCAAAACCCAAGAGAACGATGGCTATGTGGCCCTGCAGGTCACATTCGGCGCACGCAAAGCTTCGCGTGTGACCAAGCCTCAAGCCGGCCACCTTGCCAAGGCAGGTGTGGAAGCCGGTGAAGTGACCCAAGAATTCCGAGTGACCGAAGAAACTGCTGCCAAGTACGCAGCAGGTGCAGTGCTGCCCGTGGCAGAACTGTTCGCCGTCGGTCAAAAGGTGGACGTGCAAGGCACTTCCATCGGTAAGGGCTTCCAAGGCACGATCAAGCGTCACAACTTCGGTGCACAACGCGCTTCGCACGGTAACAGCCGTTCGCACCGCGTGCCCGGTTCTATCGGTATGGCACAAGACCCCGGTCGCGTGTTCCCCGGTAAGCGCATGTCCGGCCATATGGGCGACGTGACTGTGACCACCCAAAACCTCGACGTGGTTCGTATCGACGAAGCACGCCAACTGCTCTTGATCAAGGGCGCTGTTCCTGGCTCCAAGGGTGGCTTCGTGTCCGTGCGTCCCGCCGTGAAGGCCCAAGCTTCTAAAGGAGCGAACTAA
- the rplD gene encoding 50S ribosomal protein L4 produces MQLELLNEQGQAASKCDVPETVFGRDFNEDLVHQIVTAFRANARQGTRAQKDREQVRHTTAKPFKQKGTGRARAGMSSSPLWRGGGRIFPNLPEENFTQKINKKMYRAGMASILSQLAREGRLAVVDSLKLESPKTKVLADKFKSMNLESVMVIAEEVDENLYLASRNLKNVFVVEPRYADPVSLIHYKKVLVTKGAIDKLKEMFA; encoded by the coding sequence ATGCAGCTCGAACTCCTGAATGAGCAAGGCCAGGCCGCATCCAAGTGCGATGTGCCTGAAACCGTGTTCGGCCGTGATTTCAACGAAGACCTGGTCCACCAGATCGTGACCGCCTTCCGTGCCAACGCACGTCAAGGTACCCGCGCTCAAAAGGACCGTGAGCAAGTGCGTCACACCACTGCCAAGCCTTTCAAGCAAAAGGGTACTGGTCGTGCACGTGCTGGTATGTCCTCCTCGCCTCTGTGGCGTGGCGGCGGTCGCATCTTCCCGAATCTGCCTGAAGAAAACTTCACGCAGAAGATCAACAAGAAGATGTACCGCGCCGGCATGGCTTCCATCCTGTCGCAACTGGCCCGCGAAGGCCGTCTGGCCGTGGTGGACTCCCTGAAGCTGGAAAGCCCCAAGACCAAGGTCCTGGCTGACAAGTTCAAGTCCATGAACCTGGAGTCGGTGATGGTGATCGCCGAGGAAGTCGACGAGAACCTGTACCTGGCTTCGCGCAATCTGAAGAACGTGTTCGTGGTGGAGCCTCGCTACGCCGATCCCGTTTCGCTGATCCATTACAAGAAAGTGCTCGTCACCAAGGGCGCAATCGACAAACTCAAGGAGATGTTCGCATGA
- the rplW gene encoding 50S ribosomal protein L23 yields MSTLKFDEGRLMQVLVAPIVSEKATMVAEKSNAVTFKVLQNATKPEIKAAVELLFKVEVAGVSVVNTKGKTKRFGKTVGRRDNVRKAYVMLKPGQELNLSGEAA; encoded by the coding sequence ATGAGCACGCTCAAGTTTGACGAAGGTCGTCTGATGCAAGTGTTGGTCGCTCCCATCGTGTCCGAAAAGGCCACCATGGTTGCCGAGAAGTCCAATGCTGTGACATTCAAGGTGCTGCAGAACGCTACCAAGCCTGAAATCAAAGCCGCTGTTGAACTGCTGTTCAAGGTGGAAGTGGCTGGCGTTTCCGTGGTGAACACCAAGGGCAAGACCAAGCGCTTCGGCAAGACCGTTGGCCGCCGCGACAATGTGCGCAAGGCTTACGTGATGCTCAAGCCCGGTCAAGAGCTGAACCTGTCTGGGGAGGCTGCTTAA
- the rplB gene encoding 50S ribosomal protein L2, with protein sequence MAVIKLKPTSPGQRGTVKVTRDHLYKGAPHAPLLEAQFQKAGRNNNGHITTRHKGGGHKHHYRVVDFKRTKDGIPAKVERIEYDPNRTAHIALVCYADGERRYIIAPRNLEVGATIVSGSEAPIRVGNTLPIRNIPVGSTIHCIELNIGGGAQIARSAGTSATLLAREGIYAQVRMRSGEVRKVHIECRATIGEVANEEHSLRQLGKAGVKRWMGIRPTVRGVAMNPVDHPHGGGEGRTGEGRHAVDPWGNLTKGYRTRNNKRTQVMIVSRRKK encoded by the coding sequence ATGGCTGTTATCAAACTCAAGCCCACTTCGCCTGGCCAACGCGGCACGGTGAAGGTGACCCGCGATCACCTGTACAAGGGTGCTCCTCACGCCCCCCTGCTGGAAGCACAATTCCAGAAGGCCGGTCGTAACAACAACGGTCACATCACAACCCGTCACAAGGGCGGTGGTCACAAGCACCACTACCGCGTGGTGGACTTCAAGCGCACCAAGGACGGTATCCCCGCCAAGGTTGAGCGCATTGAATACGACCCGAACCGTACGGCCCACATCGCTCTGGTGTGCTATGCCGACGGCGAACGTCGCTACATCATTGCTCCTCGCAACCTGGAAGTGGGCGCAACCATCGTCAGCGGCTCTGAAGCGCCGATCCGCGTGGGTAACACCCTGCCGATCCGCAACATCCCTGTGGGTTCGACCATCCACTGCATCGAGCTGAACATCGGTGGCGGCGCGCAAATCGCCCGTTCCGCTGGTACCTCGGCTACGCTGCTGGCCCGCGAAGGCATCTACGCCCAAGTGCGTATGCGTTCGGGCGAAGTGCGCAAGGTGCACATCGAGTGCCGTGCCACCATCGGTGAAGTTGCCAACGAAGAACACAGCCTGCGCCAACTGGGCAAGGCCGGTGTGAAGCGTTGGATGGGTATCCGTCCGACCGTTCGCGGCGTTGCCATGAACCCTGTGGATCACCCCCACGGCGGTGGTGAAGGTCGTACCGGTGAAGGCCGTCATGCAGTTGACCCATGGGGCAATCTGACGAAGGGCTACCGTACCCGTAACAACAAGCGCACACAAGTCATGATTGTGTCGCGTCGTAAAAAGTAA
- the rpsS gene encoding 30S ribosomal protein S19, translating to MTRSLKKGPFVDHHLLAKVEKAVTTKDKRPVKTWSRRSMVLPEFIGLTIAVHNGKQHVPVYITDQMVGHKLGEFALTRTFKGHPADKKAKK from the coding sequence ATGACTCGTTCTCTCAAAAAGGGTCCGTTTGTTGACCATCACTTGTTGGCTAAGGTCGAAAAGGCCGTCACCACCAAGGACAAGCGCCCTGTTAAGACCTGGTCGCGTCGCTCCATGGTTCTGCCCGAGTTCATCGGTCTGACCATCGCCGTGCACAACGGCAAGCAGCACGTGCCTGTCTACATCACCGACCAAATGGTAGGTCACAAGCTGGGCGAATTCGCTCTGACTCGTACCTTCAAGGGTCACCCCGCCGACAAGAAGGCCAAGAAGTAA
- the rplV gene encoding 50S ribosomal protein L22, producing the protein MSETRAVLRGVRLSVDKGRLVADLIRGKKVDQALNILAFTQKKAAVIVKKVLESAIANAEHNDGADIDELKVKTIFVEQGTTLKRFTARAKGRGNRISKPTCHIYVTVGN; encoded by the coding sequence ATGTCTGAAACACGTGCAGTCCTCCGTGGCGTCCGCTTGTCGGTTGACAAGGGTCGCCTGGTCGCGGATCTGATCCGCGGCAAGAAGGTGGATCAAGCTCTGAACATCCTGGCTTTCACGCAGAAAAAAGCTGCCGTGATCGTGAAGAAGGTTCTGGAGTCCGCCATCGCCAACGCTGAGCACAACGACGGCGCCGATATCGACGAACTGAAGGTCAAGACCATCTTCGTCGAACAAGGCACCACGCTCAAGCGTTTCACCGCTCGCGCCAAGGGCCGTGGCAACCGCATCAGCAAGCCTACCTGCCACATCTACGTGACCGTGGGTAACTGA